AGGTGGATTTCTTCACTAACTTGGTCattcagaaaaagttgtcttaaaaaaagagtgaaacTGCCAATCTCTTTctatgaaaaaaggaaagagacaGTTTGTGGTCTAGGATTGTTCGACATATCCTGAATAGGGttttcaaatagaaagaagggggggggatgtCGTGCCTTATGGGAGAAAGATGTCGATGGGCGGAATCAATAAGTAGATCGAAAAAGTGGGGGGGTATACAAGTGGATATACATGTTATCGGTTTTCCTGTCATTTTGGGTATTTTGCACAAACGGCAATAAGATCGAatctttattcatttattattgtttaGGATTGGCGGTGAGGTGTCGTCATCGAGAACTCGTCTCAAAAATGTCACCAATGTCCTCGGCCAATTGCTGGATGATTACGACATCCGCCTGCGCCCAGACTTTGGAGGTAAGTAAAActatgcagcagctgcagaataagagaaaagagcctaaaaatacaaaaagaaaaatgtgaaaaaaatcgCTGATCTGTtcaccgaaaataaaaaagccttcttggcttttttattttcggtgaAAAGTGTGTGAGTGAAAAGCGCAGACTGCGATTGGAATGGAAGCGTGATCAAGCGATCCCCCGGAGCCGCTCTCCGAGTTCACGTTTTTTTgcagaatagaaaaagagacaagtcCCGATCGATAAAGTAGCTCCCCCTCCCTTTCATCTGGCAGCAGCCAACATCAGCCATTTGAATAAATGCTGGCTGGCCTGATTTCCCCCAATTTCTGTCGATTGTCCGCGCATTGGATTTCCCACCCATTTTTCCCCATTGGATTGATGATTACAATTCgttatgtatataatatatcgTTTCTCTTGTGCTCATTCAGGTGATCCGCTCTACGTCGGCATGGATATCACCATAGCATCGTTCGACGCAATTTCTGAAGTCAATATGGCGAGtcactgtttttctttttatgatccggacacttttcacgaggggttttttctcatcttctttttgtttctcttttgccaACGGCTCAATCCGCACGGATGGGCCCAATAGGATTACACGTTAACATTGTGCCTCAATCAATATTGGAGAGACGAGCGGCTGGCTTTTacacacgaaaaagaagacgTCGTCCTCACACTCAGTGGCGACTTCAGTAACAAGATTTGGGTGTAAGGATCTCTTTCTCAAGTCACagactttttgtgtgtgcccgTAAATAGTCtctcatctcttttcttccgttttgcGCCATCCACCAACCAGGCCGGATACTTTTTTCGCCAACGACAAAAACAGGTAACACTTCTTTCTTTGGGGGGCggctctttttccttttttttgagaTTAACGGCCACACGCTCCACTGATTCTTGGTGATTGGCTTTTTGGGAAATCAGTTTTCTGCATGATGTCACGGAGAGGAACACTCTGATGCGGCTGCACGGAGACGGCAGTATCGAGTACGGACTTCGATTCACCACCACTTTGGCGTGCATGATGGATTTGCATTATTATCCACTCGACCATCAGAACTGCACCGTCGAAATCGAAAGCTGTGAGTGCTCACTAGAGCGGACCCGACGTCAATCCCTTAATATTATTCCATCTAGCACGCCCATGATTTATTCCTTCGACGTCCGTTTAACTTAAAATCCACGTCTGATGTGAAcgaaccaaaaagaagaaactttttcttacCGGGATCAAACGAACGAAAAGTTgtcaaatcctttttttttctattaaacaTTGttcactttctcttctttataGATGGCTACACGGTTTCGGACGTGGTCATGTTCTGGCGTGAGACGCCCGTCGTGGGCGTCGAAGACGCCGAATTACCTCAAGTAACGTGACTctcagtttaaaaaagaaaaccattgCGTGCTAACCTTATTGATTACTTGTCCAATGAAAAACTGCAAATGAAATGTCCATATAGTTTACGATCGTCGGCTACGAGACCAACGACCGAATGGAGAAGTTGGCCACGGGCGCCTATCAGCGCCTATCCTTGTCCTTCCGGCTCCAGCGCAACATTGGCTATTTCATATTCCAAACGTATTTGCCGTCGATCCTCATCGTTATGTTGTCGTGGGTCTCCTTTTGGATCAATCACGAAGCCACCAGCGCCCGTGTCGCCCTAGGTAAAAATCTATCGATATGACGTTCTATTATTATTCCCGCATAACTTTGAAACTTTGACTCTCGGAAAAGGAATCACGACCGTGTTGACCATGACGACCATATCGACGGGCGTTCGATCTTCCCTGCCGCGCATCAGTTACGTTAAAGCCATCGACGTCTATCTGGTCATGTGCTTCGTCTTTGTCTTTGCTGCCCTGCTCGAATACGCCGCGGTCAATTACACTTTCTGGGGCGCCAGGGccaagaaaaaggtaaaagttTTTATACAATTGacgtctctctttttctaaaCTCTAAATCGATCGGGTCTTacgacggagaagaagaagaagggcgtCAGCCGGCAGACCCTTGAAGACGACCACATTAGGAATTCGCTGCGGGATTTGGACGGCCAGGAGGAGGACAGCTGTGACGACGGCATCATTCAGTTGCACGACCTGAGAATGTCGCCCATTCCGTCACTTCGCAATCGACATCAGGCCGGCGGCGGAACAACGGCAGCTGGGCGGAGCAgcgctgctgctcctgctcctgctggccACAAAGTCATCGGACCGCCCAGTTTGCGCTTCGTCCGTCGTGGTCACCTGTCCACCcaacatcaccaccaccaccaccatcaccaccattCGTGTTCTCAACCGAAACACTTTTGGTCCAATTCCAAACCGCAATCATCGGGACGCTGTTGTCGTAAATCCCCGGCCAACGCGTCTGTGGCCAACAGGCCGGCCAATTTCAATCATCACGCCGGACATTCCAATAGGAGCGACAACAAGAGAAGCGGTTCGCAGTCAGCCAACGGCAGTCGCCTACTTTGCGGAATCTATTCCCTGCCAAAGATCAAAGACGTTAATCTCATCGACAAATATTCACGAATCGTTTTCCCGGCTGCATTCGCCATCTTCAACGTCGTCTACTGGAGTATCTACAtactcctttaaaaaaaaatgaacagatATAAAGAATGAAATTACTTGTGGTCTTTTTTGGGGTGAAAGCGCAAAAACGGAAGTTTGGTTTTTCACATGATTTTGTCGTCCTATAATTCGTTAACCGAAATATCGTCAACTgcctaaaaaattgaaatcatttgaagAGCAACTATACGAGAAGAAAGACATCGAGAAAAGAATTGATGTCCCACTATTACTTTgatggaaagaagaattaagaaaGCACTTTGCTCTTTTCacccttcttttttcacccTCCTAATCGATAAGAGTTTCTGCATTTcccttattaaaaaataataataatgttgcaAGGTGCATTCTGTAGTGTGGTTCTTATATAAATACCATGTCCGTGTCATACAATTACCATATATGCTACTATTTAATATAATCCACCAGGGTGAGAATTGTTAAGGGATATCGAATAAATGGAATTAAC
The window above is part of the Daphnia pulex isolate KAP4 chromosome 3, ASM2113471v1 genome. Proteins encoded here:
- the LOC124191279 gene encoding gamma-aminobutyric acid receptor subunit beta-like; this translates as MKFSDTLLFYSFFVFQRIGGEVSSSRTRLKNVTNVLGQLLDDYDIRLRPDFGGDPLYVGMDITIASFDAISEVNMDYTLTLCLNQYWRDERLAFTHEKEDVVLTLSGDFSNKIWVPDTFFANDKNSFLHDVTERNTLMRLHGDGSIEYGLRFTTTLACMMDLHYYPLDHQNCTVEIESYGYTVSDVVMFWRETPVVGVEDAELPQFTIVGYETNDRMEKLATGAYQRLSLSFRLQRNIGYFIFQTYLPSILIVMLSWVSFWINHEATSARVALGITTVLTMTTISTGVRSSLPRISYVKAIDVYLVMCFVFVFAALLEYAAVNYTFWGARAKKKKKKGVSRQTLEDDHIRNSLRDLDGQEEDSCDDGIIQLHDLRMSPIPSLRNRHQAGGGTTAAGRSSAAAPAPAGHKVIGPPSLRFVRRGHLSTQHHHHHHHHHHSCSQPKHFWSNSKPQSSGRCCRKSPANASVANRPANFNHHAGHSNRSDNKRSGSQSANGSRLLCGIYSLPKIKDVNLIDKYSRIVFPAAFAIFNVVYWSIYILL